From Draconibacterium halophilum, one genomic window encodes:
- a CDS encoding tRNA-dihydrouridine synthase, whose protein sequence is MIYLAPLQGFTDYVYRTSYAKVFNVVDAYFIPYISVKNDAIPQKYIREIIPENNTQSRVIPQLLAKDATEMEFLTAHLTDLGYTELNLNLGCPYPMVTNRGKGSGLLPFPNEFTSSWLIFSITPKEVFL, encoded by the coding sequence ATGATTTACTTGGCTCCATTACAGGGTTTTACCGATTATGTGTACAGAACGTCGTACGCAAAAGTTTTCAATGTGGTTGATGCCTATTTTATACCGTATATTTCAGTGAAAAACGATGCAATCCCACAAAAATATATACGCGAAATTATTCCGGAAAACAACACCCAAAGCCGGGTAATTCCTCAATTATTGGCAAAAGATGCTACTGAGATGGAATTTCTTACGGCGCACCTGACGGATTTGGGTTATACTGAATTGAACCTGAATTTGGGCTGCCCTTACCCAATGGTAACTAACCGGGGAAAAGGTTCGGGGTTATTGCCTTTCCCAAATGAATTTACCAGCTCCTGGCTCATTTTTTCAATCACTCCAAAGGAAGTCTTTCTGTAA
- a CDS encoding tRNA-dihydrouridine synthase, with amino-acid sequence MYQLLAHFFNHSKGSLSVKLRAGLKSADELKEVTEILNQFPLTEVILHARVADQLYSGTIDEEAFIYATQNLKHKLVYNGDIFSKQDFADKQNKFEGVDTWMLGRGILMNPLLPNEIKGIGISEKEGAELLFTFHQTMLEGYLEIMDNEGNAVNKMKQFWIYFANCFPNPKKTIKQIKKVKTLNKYNPTVKSIFNEING; translated from the coding sequence ATTTACCAGCTCCTGGCTCATTTTTTCAATCACTCCAAAGGAAGTCTTTCTGTAAAATTAAGGGCTGGCTTAAAATCGGCCGATGAACTGAAAGAGGTCACCGAGATTCTAAATCAATTTCCGTTAACAGAAGTGATTTTACATGCACGGGTTGCCGATCAGTTGTATTCCGGTACTATTGATGAAGAAGCCTTTATTTATGCAACACAGAACCTAAAACACAAATTGGTGTACAATGGCGATATTTTTTCAAAGCAGGATTTTGCCGACAAGCAAAATAAATTTGAAGGTGTTGATACCTGGATGTTGGGGCGTGGAATTTTAATGAATCCCTTGCTGCCAAACGAGATTAAAGGCATTGGTATTTCTGAAAAGGAAGGTGCTGAATTGTTGTTTACTTTTCATCAAACAATGCTGGAGGGCTATCTCGAAATTATGGATAACGAGGGCAATGCAGTAAATAAAATGAAACAGTTCTGGATTTACTTCGCTAATTGTTTTCCCAACCCGAAAAAGACGATTAAGCAAATTAAAAAAGTAAAAACGCTGAATAAATACAACCCGACTGTAAAATCAATTTTTAATGAAATTAATGGCTAA
- a CDS encoding prephenate dehydrogenase, whose protein sequence is MTKSEINKTEYTNEDNSNRTWINWGSIARDLRKSGFATELIGVEANESHAKKALKIGLVDRIETLEDGVSDTDLVIIAIPVNSELVVLPRVLDLIGSGTTVADMGSTKKVIVDLVANHKRRRNFVPGHPMSGTEDSGPTAALEGLFKGKIAILCDQEDSGPQHIALIEKLFQMLGMDIAYMSSDEQDHSTAFVSHLPHAAAYALANAVQAKEDRKIIFDLASGGFRSTVRLAKSSATMWHPIFQQNREYVVESLEVYIKHLIEFRDCMKNEEDDKMLALIKNANKIRTILGGENPHFRKNEEKLTKLYTK, encoded by the coding sequence GTGACTAAAAGTGAAATAAACAAAACTGAATATACAAATGAAGACAACAGTAATAGGACTTGGATTAATTGGGGGTCGATTGCCCGTGATTTGCGAAAATCGGGCTTTGCCACCGAATTAATTGGAGTTGAAGCCAATGAAAGCCATGCCAAAAAAGCATTGAAAATTGGACTGGTTGACAGGATTGAGACGCTTGAAGATGGCGTGAGCGATACCGATCTGGTTATAATTGCTATTCCAGTAAACTCAGAGCTTGTAGTCTTGCCTCGGGTATTAGACCTTATTGGAAGTGGAACAACAGTAGCCGATATGGGATCGACTAAAAAGGTAATTGTTGATTTGGTTGCGAATCATAAACGAAGACGCAACTTTGTTCCCGGGCACCCGATGTCGGGAACTGAGGACTCAGGACCAACAGCCGCTTTGGAAGGATTGTTTAAAGGCAAAATTGCTATTTTGTGCGATCAGGAAGATTCCGGGCCACAGCATATTGCATTAATTGAAAAGTTGTTTCAAATGCTCGGAATGGACATCGCATATATGTCATCCGACGAACAGGATCATAGTACCGCTTTTGTTTCGCATTTACCTCACGCCGCTGCTTATGCACTGGCAAATGCTGTTCAGGCAAAAGAAGATCGCAAAATTATTTTCGATCTGGCAAGTGGAGGATTTCGTTCAACGGTTCGTTTGGCGAAGAGTTCAGCCACCATGTGGCACCCTATCTTTCAACAAAATCGCGAATACGTTGTTGAATCGCTGGAAGTGTACATTAAACATCTCATTGAATTTCGCGACTGTATGAAGAATGAGGAGGATGATAAAATGCTCGCTCTCATTAAAAATGCGAACAAAATAAGGACTATTCTTGGTGGGGAGAACCCACACTTCAGAAAGAATGAAGAGAAATTAACAAAACTTTATACGAAATAA
- a CDS encoding DUF4271 domain-containing protein, with translation MGANYTYNQDSVKAQNQRGEVPQNNEETYTVPHKNNFQASQQNKPAIVSKEYISPLKLTKLHTEQLEKPAFVLPNRERHYQNNDWLTMIIFVSIAIFASIRYTYAKYIKQLFLSLFNYATSARMLNDKNYPVFHAAFRLEAIYYIVLPIFVYQCLSLFKWKNTTINPAYFGLIFGGVLLYFFGKKFIYLTLGMLFETQNETREYLFNYDNFNRSLSLFFLPLVISIQFAPLKTPVFIVIAGLVVLFILNLLLLKRGAIILLKKQFSLFYLFLYLCSLEILPLLLIYKVVV, from the coding sequence ATGGGGGCAAATTACACATACAACCAGGATTCAGTTAAAGCACAGAACCAGCGTGGGGAAGTACCTCAAAACAACGAAGAAACTTACACCGTTCCACATAAAAATAATTTTCAGGCTAGCCAGCAAAACAAACCAGCTATTGTTAGCAAAGAATATATTTCTCCACTTAAATTAACAAAGTTGCACACCGAACAGCTGGAAAAACCCGCTTTTGTTTTACCCAATCGTGAACGACATTACCAAAACAATGATTGGCTAACCATGATAATTTTTGTAAGTATTGCAATTTTTGCCAGCATAAGATATACTTATGCCAAATATATCAAACAACTGTTTTTATCTTTATTTAACTACGCCACTTCAGCGCGCATGCTAAATGATAAAAACTATCCTGTTTTTCACGCCGCATTTCGTTTGGAAGCTATTTATTATATCGTGCTCCCCATTTTTGTGTATCAATGTTTAAGTCTGTTTAAATGGAAAAATACTACAATAAATCCGGCTTATTTTGGCCTTATTTTTGGTGGTGTTTTACTCTACTTCTTTGGCAAAAAGTTTATCTATCTGACTCTTGGAATGCTGTTTGAAACGCAAAATGAAACCCGCGAATATCTCTTTAACTACGATAATTTTAATCGTTCGCTCAGTTTATTTTTTTTACCACTTGTAATTTCAATTCAATTTGCTCCTCTCAAAACCCCAGTATTCATAGTCATTGCAGGGCTAGTAGTTCTTTTTATTTTAAATCTACTATTACTAAAAAGGGGGGCAATTATATTATTGAAAAAACAATTTTCTTTATTTTATCTCTTTTTGTACCTTTGTTCCCTTGAAATTTTACCCTTGCTTTTAATTTATAAAGTTGTAGTTTGA
- the rnpA gene encoding ribonuclease P protein component produces the protein METKEKIESPVSYSFKKEERLCSKKVIDKLFTEGESFLSFPLKVVYKVSELPKPVPTQAGFSVSKKIFKRAVKRNRIKRLMREAYRLNKQMLPTLAENQQMAVFFIFIGKELPTFVQVEKAMKKALYRLADSCAEAGNKKA, from the coding sequence ATGGAAACAAAAGAAAAAATAGAATCGCCTGTTTCATACTCTTTTAAAAAAGAGGAACGATTGTGCAGCAAAAAAGTCATCGATAAACTTTTTACTGAAGGTGAATCGTTTTTATCATTTCCTTTAAAAGTAGTTTACAAGGTAAGCGAGCTTCCTAAACCTGTTCCTACTCAGGCAGGATTTTCGGTAAGCAAGAAAATATTTAAACGTGCCGTAAAACGAAATCGAATAAAGCGCCTGATGCGAGAAGCTTACCGCCTGAACAAACAAATGCTTCCTACGCTTGCTGAGAACCAGCAAATGGCTGTTTTTTTTATTTTTATTGGCAAGGAACTACCAACGTTTGTGCAGGTAGAAAAAGCCATGAAAAAGGCGCTTTACAGGTTGGCTGATTCTTGTGCCGAGGCTGGAAATAAAAAGGCATAA
- the polA gene encoding DNA polymerase I codes for MAENKQQQLFLLDAYALIYRSYFAFIRNPRFNSKGVNTSAMLGVTNTIVQLIEKEDPENLAVVFDVSAPTFRHEMYKEYKANRDEMPEDLRKSIPYIRKIIEAFNIPIIEKEGYEADDVIGTLAKKAEKEGFRTYMMTPDKDYAQLVSDQVYMYKPGKAGGDVEIWGLPEVQESFGIETADQVIDILGLMGDSSDNIPGCPGIGPKTAQKLIAEYGSIEELYKNTDKLKGKQKERIVENEEQVRLSKVLATIITDAPVEFDLKKLKKDDLNKEDLKKLFDELEFKTLISRLKLSDAPVETAMQGTLFGAPEEVVAETETPATKENIESVPHQYYLVENEIQRASLRAELSVQNEFCFDTETTGLDTKTAEIVCMSFAFREHEAFCVTIPTDRKEAQKVMDEFRDIFADKNITKIGQNIKFDILILKNYDIEVKGKLYDTMLAHYLIQPDMKHNLDMLCLQYLNYEKVPTENLIGKKGKNQQTMRSVTTEKLRDYACEDADLTLQLKNVLNPELDKAGVRELFETLEMPLVPVLVKMESAGVKLNSEELNKSAEVLRKQIIELEKEIIELAGEEFNVSSPKQLGPILFEKLKIDTKAKKTKTKQYSTAEEVLIRLVDKHPIVQKVLDFRGLKKLLSTYVEALPLLVNPKTGKIHTSYNQAIAATGRLSSVNPNLQNIPIRDAAGREIRKAFIPSDDEHTFFSADYSQIELRIMAALSGDEEMQRAFNEGKDIHSITAAKIYQIPESEVDSDMRRKAKTANFGIIYGISAFGLSQRLNIPRTEAKDLIDGYFENFPKIKAFMDKQIHLAREQGFVKTIKGRRRYLKDINSANAVVRGMAERNAVNATIQGSAADIIKIAMINIHNKMEEQNLKSKMILQVHDELNFDVYKPELETIRALVKDEMENAVDVGVQLTVESNAADNWLDAH; via the coding sequence ATGGCTGAAAACAAACAGCAACAACTTTTTCTTTTAGATGCTTACGCACTGATTTACCGCAGTTATTTTGCTTTTATCCGAAATCCAAGATTCAACTCAAAAGGAGTAAATACCTCGGCAATGCTGGGTGTAACCAACACCATTGTGCAGTTGATAGAGAAAGAAGATCCGGAAAATCTGGCTGTAGTTTTCGATGTGTCGGCGCCAACTTTCAGGCACGAAATGTATAAAGAATACAAGGCCAACCGCGATGAAATGCCCGAAGATCTGCGCAAATCAATTCCATATATTCGTAAAATAATTGAGGCTTTTAATATTCCGATTATTGAAAAAGAAGGTTACGAGGCCGACGACGTAATTGGCACCTTGGCCAAAAAAGCAGAAAAAGAGGGTTTCAGAACTTACATGATGACGCCTGACAAAGATTATGCGCAGTTGGTTTCCGATCAGGTTTATATGTACAAACCGGGAAAAGCCGGTGGCGATGTGGAAATTTGGGGATTGCCCGAAGTACAGGAAAGTTTTGGCATTGAAACCGCCGATCAGGTGATTGACATTCTTGGATTAATGGGCGACTCATCAGATAATATTCCGGGATGCCCCGGTATTGGTCCAAAAACAGCGCAAAAACTTATTGCCGAATACGGAAGTATTGAAGAGCTGTATAAAAACACCGACAAGCTGAAAGGTAAACAAAAAGAACGAATCGTTGAAAACGAAGAGCAGGTGCGCCTTTCAAAAGTACTGGCAACCATAATTACGGATGCTCCGGTTGAATTTGATCTAAAAAAACTGAAAAAGGACGACCTCAATAAAGAAGATCTTAAAAAACTTTTTGATGAGCTGGAATTTAAAACGCTGATCTCTCGATTAAAACTCAGTGATGCTCCTGTGGAAACAGCCATGCAGGGAACACTTTTTGGTGCACCCGAAGAAGTTGTTGCCGAAACTGAAACGCCTGCAACAAAAGAAAATATCGAATCGGTTCCACACCAATATTATCTGGTTGAAAACGAAATTCAACGTGCTAGTTTGCGGGCCGAACTTTCGGTGCAAAACGAATTCTGCTTTGATACCGAAACCACCGGCCTCGACACAAAAACTGCCGAGATCGTTTGTATGTCGTTTGCGTTTAGGGAGCATGAAGCTTTTTGTGTTACAATACCAACAGATCGCAAGGAAGCACAAAAGGTAATGGATGAGTTCCGCGATATTTTTGCAGATAAGAACATTACCAAAATAGGGCAAAATATTAAGTTCGATATTCTTATTCTGAAGAATTACGATATTGAGGTAAAAGGGAAACTTTACGATACCATGTTGGCGCATTACCTCATTCAACCCGATATGAAGCACAACCTCGATATGTTGTGTTTGCAGTACCTGAATTACGAAAAAGTACCTACTGAAAACTTAATTGGCAAGAAAGGGAAAAATCAGCAGACCATGCGCTCGGTTACAACTGAAAAATTGCGCGATTATGCCTGTGAAGATGCCGACCTGACCTTGCAATTAAAAAATGTTTTAAATCCTGAACTGGATAAAGCGGGGGTACGCGAACTTTTCGAAACACTTGAAATGCCGCTGGTACCTGTGCTCGTAAAAATGGAAAGTGCAGGCGTAAAACTAAACTCAGAAGAGTTAAATAAATCCGCCGAAGTTTTGCGCAAACAGATAATTGAACTGGAAAAAGAAATTATTGAACTGGCCGGCGAAGAATTTAACGTGTCGTCGCCAAAACAACTTGGCCCCATTCTTTTTGAGAAATTAAAAATTGATACAAAAGCGAAAAAAACAAAAACCAAACAATACTCCACTGCCGAAGAAGTACTGATCCGTTTGGTCGACAAACACCCAATCGTTCAAAAGGTACTGGATTTCAGGGGGCTGAAAAAGCTGTTGTCGACTTATGTTGAGGCCTTGCCGCTACTGGTTAATCCGAAAACCGGGAAGATTCATACTTCATACAATCAGGCCATTGCCGCTACCGGACGCTTGAGTTCCGTTAATCCGAATTTGCAGAATATTCCTATCCGCGATGCAGCGGGCCGCGAAATCCGCAAAGCTTTTATTCCCTCGGATGATGAACATACTTTTTTCTCGGCCGACTACTCGCAAATTGAATTGCGGATTATGGCAGCACTGAGTGGCGACGAAGAAATGCAACGTGCCTTTAACGAAGGTAAAGACATTCACTCCATTACCGCAGCAAAAATTTACCAGATACCCGAAAGCGAAGTCGATTCAGATATGCGACGAAAAGCTAAAACGGCCAACTTCGGCATTATTTACGGTATCTCGGCATTTGGCTTATCGCAGCGATTAAATATTCCACGAACCGAAGCCAAAGATTTAATTGATGGTTACTTTGAGAATTTCCCGAAGATTAAAGCTTTTATGGACAAACAGATTCATCTTGCCCGCGAGCAGGGGTTTGTTAAAACCATAAAAGGCCGGCGCCGCTATTTGAAAGATATTAACTCGGCAAACGCAGTAGTACGTGGAATGGCCGAACGAAATGCGGTAAATGCTACGATTCAGGGCTCGGCTGCAGATATCATCAAAATTGCGATGATTAACATCCACAATAAAATGGAAGAGCAAAACCTGAAGTCGAAAATGATTTTGCAGGTGCACGATGAATTGAATTTTGATGTGTATAAACCTGAGCTGGAGACGATTCGTGCGTTGGTGAAAGATGAAATGGAAAATGCTGTGGATGTTGGCGTTCAGTTAACCGTTGAAAGCAACGCTGCTGATAACTGGCTGGATGCACACTAA
- a CDS encoding uroporphyrinogen-III synthase, whose translation MKVKSILVSQPEPKTAKSPYFELAEKNGLKIDFRPFIQVEGVPAKEFRQTRTQILEHTAVIFTSRTAIDHFFRIAQELRITVPDSMKYFCISEATAFYLQKYIVYRKRKIFYADGKFTDLVNVMKKHKDEKFLVPLSDIHKQEIPDLLDKGDYTYTKAILYRTVGADLSDLADIKYDVLVFFSPSGIKSLFQNFPDFEQNSTRIACFGPSTAKAVEEAGLRLDIQAPTAQAPSMTMALEQYIKKNNKN comes from the coding sequence TTGAAAGTCAAGAGCATTTTAGTTTCACAACCAGAGCCAAAAACAGCAAAATCACCGTATTTTGAATTGGCAGAAAAGAATGGACTGAAGATCGACTTCAGACCATTTATACAAGTTGAGGGAGTTCCTGCCAAGGAATTTCGCCAAACACGAACTCAGATCCTGGAGCATACTGCTGTAATCTTTACCAGTCGTACTGCAATCGATCATTTTTTCAGAATAGCGCAGGAATTACGCATTACAGTCCCAGACTCAATGAAATATTTCTGTATCTCTGAAGCAACTGCTTTCTATCTTCAAAAGTATATTGTGTACCGTAAGCGTAAAATATTTTATGCCGATGGTAAATTCACCGATTTGGTGAATGTGATGAAGAAACACAAAGATGAAAAGTTCCTCGTTCCTCTTTCTGATATCCACAAACAGGAAATTCCAGACCTACTAGATAAAGGTGATTACACCTATACGAAAGCAATCTTATACCGCACAGTAGGTGCTGATTTATCTGATTTAGCAGATATAAAATACGATGTACTGGTATTTTTCAGCCCATCAGGAATAAAATCACTATTTCAGAACTTTCCTGACTTTGAACAGAATTCAACACGCATAGCATGTTTTGGTCCGTCAACAGCAAAAGCAGTTGAAGAGGCTGGTTTAAGGCTCGATATTCAGGCTCCAACAGCACAGGCTCCTTCCATGACTATGGCTCTTGAGCAATACATCAAAAAGAACAACAAGAACTAA
- a CDS encoding chorismate mutase, protein MTLKLDINPIKAWMPNIDNPLLISGPCSLETEEQTMETARLLAKDKRVFVFRGGVWKPRTRPGSFEGVGSIGLKWLQQVKEETGLPVGTEVANAQHTEEALKAGLDVLWIGARSTASPFVVQEIADVVKGSDAVVMIKNPVNPDVQLWMGAVERIHQAGIKNIVGIHRGFTPFRETKYRNYPNWKTFIELKRLLPNLPVICDPSHIAGTREYLFEISQKAFDMGMEGLMLESHRDPSCALSDAGQQLTPADLGKLLDKLVIRYENASNPDFDNQLDVLRNRIDAIDAELLETLASRVQIVRQIGEYKRDNNVTALQINRWTQLMDNRVKLGKGMDVNETFVKTLFQLIHEDSVRMQTEIMDKE, encoded by the coding sequence ATGACTTTAAAATTAGACATTAATCCGATTAAAGCGTGGATGCCAAATATCGACAATCCGCTGCTGATTTCAGGGCCATGTAGTCTTGAAACGGAAGAACAGACCATGGAAACAGCCCGTTTGCTGGCGAAAGACAAACGCGTATTTGTTTTTCGTGGTGGAGTTTGGAAACCCAGAACACGTCCGGGATCATTTGAAGGAGTTGGATCCATTGGTTTAAAATGGTTGCAACAGGTTAAAGAAGAAACCGGTTTGCCGGTTGGAACAGAAGTTGCTAATGCTCAGCACACTGAAGAGGCTTTAAAAGCCGGTCTTGATGTATTGTGGATTGGAGCACGCTCAACGGCAAGCCCGTTTGTGGTGCAGGAAATTGCCGATGTGGTGAAAGGTTCAGATGCTGTGGTAATGATCAAAAACCCGGTGAACCCTGATGTACAACTTTGGATGGGAGCTGTTGAGCGAATCCATCAGGCAGGTATTAAAAACATTGTGGGGATACATCGTGGATTTACGCCATTCCGCGAAACAAAATACCGTAACTACCCCAACTGGAAAACCTTTATTGAATTAAAGCGTCTGCTTCCTAATTTACCGGTTATTTGCGATCCGAGCCATATTGCCGGAACACGCGAATACCTTTTCGAAATCTCGCAAAAAGCATTCGATATGGGAATGGAAGGATTGATGCTTGAATCACATCGCGATCCCTCGTGTGCATTGAGTGATGCCGGGCAGCAACTTACGCCGGCCGACCTGGGGAAATTGCTCGATAAGCTGGTTATTCGCTACGAGAATGCAAGCAATCCTGATTTTGATAATCAATTGGATGTGTTGCGTAACCGAATTGATGCAATCGATGCTGAATTGCTGGAAACACTTGCTTCGCGTGTGCAGATTGTTAGGCAGATTGGTGAGTATAAGCGCGATAATAATGTAACCGCCTTGCAAATTAACCGTTGGACACAATTAATGGATAATCGTGTTAAGCTGGGGAAAGGTATGGATGTTAACGAAACGTTTGTAAAAACACTGTTTCAGCTTATTCACGAAGATTCGGTGCGTATGCAAACCGAAATTATGGATAAGGAATAA